The Eubacterium maltosivorans genome includes the window ACGGCCAGCTGGTTTACGCAGCTTGAAATGCCCAATGAGCAGACCATCTTGCAGATTTTTCCCTTTAGCCTCAGATACTCACTTTTTAAAGTAATATTTTTAAATCGTACCAGATAAAACATCGTAATAACAAAGGTGGCAATCTGCCCAAGAATTGTTGCAAAAGCAGCGCCCGAAACACCCCATCCAAAAATAAAAATAAATATCGGGTCCAGAATCGTATTGATAATGGCGCCCACTATCATAGCTGCCATGGAAAAGCGCGGGCTCCCGTCTGCGCGAACAACCGAATTCAGCCCTGCACCCACAAGTACAAAGGGCAGGCCGACAACAATAACGCGTGTATAGGCTTCAGCATAGGGAAAAACAGTTTCTGTTGCACCAAATAAATGAAGCATTGGTTTTAAAAAAAGCATTCCAAAAATAAAAAAAAGAATTCCAGCGAGCGCCAGCATAGAAATTGTATTTCCTACACCTCTGGCAGCCTCCTCATTTTTTCCCTCACCCAGCTTCAGACTAAAATAAGCCGCACAGCCGTCACCGATGAGCAGTGCGATGGCTAAAGAGATGGTTACCAGGGGAAAAGCCACATTTGTAGCGGCATTGCCAAGGTATCCTACCCCCTGCCCAATAAATATCTGATCGACAATATTGTAAAGTGCATTTACCAGCATTGACACAACGCAGGGCACTGCAAATTTAGCGATGAGTTTTCCAATTCGCTCAGTCGCAAAATACGAACTATCCTGATTTTTAACAATTTCTTCCGACATATTCTCTCCTCTCTTTTTACTGATCAATGGTTTCGCATGAAACTAATTATAAATTTAAACCCGTTTAATGTCAATGAAAAATAAAAAAATCCGTCAAAATGACGGATTCTTGATTTTTTATCGTGTTGCCCTGTAATAAGCGTATGTCATTGGTTCTGCCTTATGAAAAGCCTCACCGCCGACAACTTTACCGATAAACATATTATGTGTTCCGAGGTCAACTGTTTTTTCTACCTCCAACTCAATGAAACACAGAGTATTTGGTAAACCGGGACAACCTGTTTTTTCACCTGTAATATAGGAAACATCTTTAAATTTATCTACAGTGTGCCCACTCTGAAAACCAAAATGAGTTACCAGATCATGGTTATTCTGGCCAAGAACTGAAACGCCAAACACGCCGGATTTTTCGATCATTTCAGCTGTACGGGTTCCTTTGTTAATGCATACACTACCGCGCAGCGGTGTGTCTGTAATCTGAATGAAGCTGTTCGAAGTCATGCCGTTAATCTTGTCTCCATCCTTTGAAGAGATGATATAGAGTCCATAGCTGACATTAAACAACAGACTTTGCAGGTTATCCTTTTCTTCCTTAGAAAGGCCATCCTCTGGCTCATCCTCTACCAGCACAAATTTATCCGGTCCTACGCCACAGATTGGGCATTTTTCCGGCGGCGTATCGCCTTCATGAATATAATTACAGACTGTGCAACGCCATCTTTTAGGCTTTTCCTCTTCGATTAATTCAAATTTATCCGGTCCCACACCGCAGATCGGGCACTCTGTCGGCGGCACATCGCCTTCATGAATATAACCGCAGACTGTACATCTCCATTTTTTCAAAATATTCACCACTTTCTTTAAATTTTCTACTCTCAATAACAAAACATTTTAGAATAATTTTAATTTAAAAAACAGTCTTTGTCAATTTCATTATATACCCATTTTTACTTTTTTTAAACAAACAACGAAATATTCTCATATCATCTCATATAAAAAGAGCCTCATGAAAGCATGAGGCTTCTTCTCTCTATTCATAATAAATTTCGTCAATTGGTTTTCCAGCTGGAACCATAGGGTATACGCCCTCTTCCTTGGAAATATTGCAATGAACAAGAACAGGCTCCTTCATTTCTTTAATCTTTTCGAGCGCATCATCTAGCTCCTCAAGGGTGTTAACCTCAAAGCCTTTGATCCCGCTGGCAGCCGCCAGCTTAAGATAATCCGTCGTCCCCTGATCTAAATCAGTCTGAGCATAACGTTTTTCATTGAAAAGCTTCTGCCACTGACGAACCATACCAAGCGTCTGGTTATCAAACAGGAATATCTTAATGGGCAGATTATAGCGTTTCACCGTGATCAGTTCCTGGCAGTTCATACGGAAGCTTCCATCGCCTGCAACCAGGATAACATCCTTATCCGGTTTAGCAAGCTGAACACCCACTGCCGCACCCAGGCCAAAGCCCATGGTTCCCAGACCGCCGGAAGTAACATACTGGCCCGGAAATTTGAATTTCCAGTATTGGCCAACCCACATCTGATGCTGCCCAACCTCAGTTACAACATACGCATCCTCAAAAACCTGGTTGATGTGCTCTAGCATATTTTTAGGATTATACTCATCCTTAGGACGTTCGGGCAGC containing:
- a CDS encoding flavin reductase; protein product: MNILKKWRCTVCGYIHEGDVPPTECPICGVGPDKFELIEEEKPKRWRCTVCNYIHEGDTPPEKCPICGVGPDKFVLVEDEPEDGLSKEEKDNLQSLLFNVSYGLYIISSKDGDKINGMTSNSFIQITDTPLRGSVCINKGTRTAEMIEKSGVFGVSVLGQNNHDLVTHFGFQSGHTVDKFKDVSYITGEKTGCPGLPNTLCFIELEVEKTVDLGTHNMFIGKVVGGEAFHKAEPMTYAYYRATR
- a CDS encoding MATE family efflux transporter; this encodes MSEEIVKNQDSSYFATERIGKLIAKFAVPCVVSMLVNALYNIVDQIFIGQGVGYLGNAATNVAFPLVTISLAIALLIGDGCAAYFSLKLGEGKNEEAARGVGNTISMLALAGILFFIFGMLFLKPMLHLFGATETVFPYAEAYTRVIVVGLPFVLVGAGLNSVVRADGSPRFSMAAMIVGAIINTILDPIFIFIFGWGVSGAAFATILGQIATFVITMFYLVRFKNITLKSEYLRLKGKICKMVCSLGISSCVNQLAVTVVVIVTNNVLAYYGAMSPYGAEIPLSAIGIVMKVNQILMSILIGIGVGSQPIIGYNYGAQNYERVKKTFFMSAGIATVFACIGFVLFQFCTQGIVNIFGQEDALYNDFALRTFRVFLAICFLNGFQMVTSIFFQAIGKPLKATLISLSRQILFLIPLFLILPIFTGVTGALYAGPIADAMAFLLALVLVMLEMKHLSNLIAQDGGAQ